One genomic window of Comamonas serinivorans includes the following:
- a CDS encoding DUF3429 domain-containing protein: protein MPTDKPRPNDPTLLETSATLNASLWMTEAGEPMVDDLQLLRQSVSWRILHVYVYGTLLIVALLLICLWLPRFAPLYEGIHLLTTALVIQTLWFTCGINWGVGLRYAAVSHQMPVFQFLWAPVPAYAAWPCLLLPTPWFLVAMALLHGWAYYVERPMWASAGLSPWIPLRRQFTVSIMVLSLIGALSFQYGPNAQAHASAEAATQAPPVPAQAVQPAQAASAN from the coding sequence ATGCCAACTGACAAACCCAGACCCAACGACCCCACGCTGCTGGAGACCTCGGCCACGCTGAACGCCAGCCTGTGGATGACCGAGGCGGGCGAGCCCATGGTGGACGACCTGCAGCTGCTGCGCCAGTCCGTCAGCTGGCGCATCCTGCACGTCTACGTGTATGGCACGCTGCTCATCGTCGCCCTGCTGCTGATCTGCCTCTGGCTGCCCCGGTTCGCACCGCTCTACGAGGGCATCCACCTGCTGACCACGGCCCTGGTGATCCAGACGCTCTGGTTCACCTGCGGCATCAACTGGGGCGTGGGCCTGCGCTACGCTGCCGTCTCGCACCAGATGCCGGTGTTCCAGTTCCTGTGGGCACCGGTGCCCGCCTACGCCGCCTGGCCCTGTTTGCTGCTGCCCACGCCCTGGTTCCTGGTGGCCATGGCGCTTCTGCACGGCTGGGCCTACTACGTCGAACGCCCGATGTGGGCCAGCGCCGGCCTGTCGCCCTGGATCCCGCTGCGCCGCCAGTTCACGGTCAGCATCATGGTGCTCAGCCTCATCGGCGCGCTGAGCTTCCAGTACGGCCCCAACGCCCAGGCGCATGCCAGCGCCGAGGCCGCGACCCAGGCGCCACCCGTGCCGGCTCAGGCGGTCCAGCCGGCTCAAGCCGCCTCGGCGAACTGA
- a CDS encoding DsbC family protein, with translation MTQLPTFRLASATLAACLLFAASAQAQESVIRKNLAARMSELPAIDEVQPTPMKGLYEIRIGTDLFYTDAEGNYLIQGNLLDTRAQKNLTQERLAKVTAIDFKSLPVKNAITLKRGNGKRQMAVFADPNCGYCKRFEGEIEKLDNVTVHVYLIPILGQDSVTKTRNIWCAKDKAATWSDWMLKGKAPAQASCNTAAIDANVALAQKYRITGTPTVVFESGRRVPGAIPSDQLEQLLSDAN, from the coding sequence ATGACCCAGCTGCCCACGTTCCGCCTCGCCTCCGCCACCCTGGCCGCCTGCCTGTTGTTTGCGGCCTCGGCCCAGGCGCAGGAAAGCGTGATCCGCAAGAACCTGGCGGCCCGCATGAGCGAGCTGCCCGCCATCGACGAGGTGCAGCCCACGCCGATGAAGGGCCTGTACGAGATCCGCATCGGCACCGACCTGTTCTACACCGACGCCGAAGGCAACTACCTCATCCAGGGCAACCTGCTCGACACGCGCGCACAGAAGAACCTGACCCAGGAGCGCCTGGCCAAGGTCACGGCCATCGACTTCAAGTCGCTGCCCGTGAAGAACGCCATCACCCTCAAGCGCGGCAACGGCAAGCGCCAGATGGCCGTGTTCGCCGACCCCAACTGCGGCTATTGCAAGCGCTTCGAGGGCGAGATCGAAAAGCTGGACAACGTCACCGTGCACGTCTACCTGATCCCCATCCTGGGCCAGGACTCGGTGACCAAGACGCGCAACATCTGGTGCGCCAAGGACAAGGCCGCCACCTGGTCGGACTGGATGCTCAAGGGCAAGGCCCCGGCCCAGGCCAGCTGCAACACCGCGGCCATCGACGCCAACGTGGCGCTGGCCCAGAAGTACCGCATCACGGGCACGCCCACGGTGGTGTTCGAGTCCGGACGCCGCGTGCCGGGCGCGATTCCCAGCGACCAGCTGGAGCAGTTGCTGAGCGATGCCAACTGA
- a CDS encoding FAD-dependent monooxygenase — MSDTPDVCVRGSGIVGRTLALLLARARLRVALVDTEATALSGPHSAATRSDSGHADVRAYALNAHARGLLEGLRCWPDEQHATPVQAMQVFSADGGQLHFDAQTQNVGALNWIVDVPVLEGLLRDAVRFQSAIDVVRQPVPAPLTVICEGKASDTRAALGVHFDSVAYPQHAIALRLQAEVPHGQVARQWFEDGHILAFLPLGGPEGREVAVVWSVPQTAAADLLALPDADLASRLAEASRQTLGALTLTSRRVSWPLQLGRAARWVGDMPGQATGAVWALAGDAAHTMHPLAGQGLNVGLADVAELAQILQTRESWRSVGDMRLLRRYERARQADVRAMQLATDGLQQLFWHDNALVSGLRDWGLRAFDASGPLKRWVTRQAMGVARSR, encoded by the coding sequence ATGTCCGATACCCCAGACGTTTGCGTGCGCGGCAGTGGCATTGTGGGCCGCACCCTGGCATTGTTGTTGGCCCGCGCGCGTTTGCGGGTGGCCCTGGTGGACACCGAGGCCACCGCCCTGTCCGGCCCCCACAGCGCAGCCACGCGCAGCGACAGCGGCCACGCCGACGTGCGCGCCTATGCCCTCAACGCCCATGCGCGCGGCCTGCTCGAAGGCCTGCGCTGCTGGCCGGACGAGCAGCACGCCACGCCCGTGCAGGCCATGCAGGTCTTCAGCGCCGACGGCGGCCAGCTGCACTTCGATGCCCAGACGCAGAACGTCGGTGCCCTCAACTGGATCGTGGACGTGCCGGTGCTCGAAGGCCTGCTGCGCGACGCCGTGCGCTTTCAGTCCGCCATCGATGTGGTGCGCCAGCCCGTGCCAGCCCCGCTGACCGTGATCTGCGAAGGCAAGGCGAGCGACACGCGCGCCGCGCTGGGCGTGCACTTCGACAGCGTGGCCTACCCGCAGCACGCCATCGCGCTGCGCCTGCAAGCTGAAGTGCCCCACGGCCAAGTGGCCCGCCAATGGTTCGAAGACGGGCACATCCTGGCCTTTCTGCCGCTGGGCGGCCCCGAGGGGCGCGAGGTGGCCGTGGTCTGGTCCGTGCCGCAGACCGCTGCGGCCGATCTGCTGGCCCTGCCCGACGCGGACTTGGCAAGCCGCCTGGCCGAAGCCAGCCGCCAAACCCTGGGCGCGCTGACCCTGACCAGCCGCCGCGTGAGCTGGCCGCTGCAGCTGGGCCGCGCCGCGCGCTGGGTGGGCGACATGCCCGGCCAGGCGACCGGCGCCGTCTGGGCGCTGGCCGGCGACGCCGCCCACACCATGCACCCGCTGGCGGGCCAGGGCCTGAACGTGGGCCTGGCCGACGTGGCCGAGCTGGCGCAGATCCTGCAAACGCGCGAAAGCTGGCGCAGCGTGGGCGACATGCGCCTGCTGCGCCGCTACGAACGCGCCCGCCAGGCCGACGTGCGCGCCATGCAACTGGCCACCGATGGCCTGCAACAGCTGTTCTGGCACGACAACGCCCTGGTCTCCGGCCTGCGGGACTGGGGCTTGCGCGCCTTCGACGCCAGCGGCCCGCTCAAACGCTGGGTGACGCGCCAGGCCATGGGCGTGGCGCGCAGCCGCTGA
- a CDS encoding MOSC domain-containing protein — translation MHTPASVPTPFPSAPSAAAAGQGTLHEIWVHPIKSCAGIAVPQARLLATGLQWDRHWMLVDSAGRFVTQRTHPRMAWLDPALSDTALTVTARHAPELGAVSVALDAPEAALARRAVQVWKSQLPACDEGDEVATWFSAALGTAVRLVRFDPDQRRACSAEWLGGDTAHTEFADGFPLLVTTDSSLPVLNARLQAAGAAPVDMRRFRPNLVLSGFDAHAEDRMQSLTLDGDAVHLRPVKPCTRCPIPDIDPDTAQLGQAVRTALKAYRADARLNGALTFGQNAIVTAGEGTLLRVGMPVQAAWS, via the coding sequence ATGCACACACCAGCGTCTGTTCCCACCCCGTTCCCCAGCGCCCCGTCTGCGGCCGCCGCCGGCCAGGGGACCTTGCACGAGATCTGGGTTCACCCGATCAAGAGCTGCGCCGGCATCGCCGTGCCCCAGGCGCGCCTGCTGGCCACCGGCCTGCAGTGGGACCGGCATTGGATGCTGGTGGACAGCGCCGGCCGCTTCGTGACCCAGCGCACGCACCCGCGCATGGCCTGGCTCGACCCGGCCTTGAGCGACACCGCGCTGACGGTGACGGCGCGGCACGCGCCCGAGCTGGGCGCCGTGAGCGTGGCGCTCGACGCCCCCGAGGCCGCGCTGGCGCGCCGGGCCGTGCAGGTGTGGAAATCCCAGCTGCCGGCGTGCGACGAGGGTGACGAGGTCGCCACCTGGTTCAGTGCCGCGCTGGGCACCGCCGTGCGCCTGGTGCGGTTCGACCCCGACCAGCGCCGCGCCTGCAGCGCCGAATGGCTGGGTGGCGACACCGCCCACACCGAGTTCGCCGACGGTTTTCCCTTGCTGGTGACCACCGACAGCAGCCTGCCCGTGCTCAACGCGCGCCTGCAGGCGGCCGGGGCGGCGCCTGTCGACATGCGGCGGTTTCGGCCCAACCTGGTGCTGAGCGGCTTTGACGCGCACGCCGAAGACCGCATGCAGTCGCTCACCCTGGATGGCGATGCGGTGCACCTGCGCCCCGTGAAGCCCTGCACGCGCTGCCCCATCCCCGACATCGACCCCGACACCGCCCAGCTCGGCCAGGCCGTGCGCACGGCCCTCAAGGCCTACCGGGCCGATGCCCGCTTGAACGGCGCGCTGACCTTTGGCCAGAACGCCATCGTGACGGCCGGCGAGGGGACGCTGCTGCGCGTGGGCATGCCGGTGCAGGCGGCATGGTCTTGA
- a CDS encoding EVE domain-containing protein, with protein MTTPAPPRQYWLMKSEPDECSIDDALAAPGATVPWTGVRNYQARNFMRDAMRVGDGVLFYHSSCPEPGIAGLAEVASDIEPDPTQFDPESPYHDAKASRDAPRWLLRQVKATRKTRLISLDELRQVPELADMTVLKRGNRLSITPVTEAEWTRILRLMDQPAA; from the coding sequence ATGACCACGCCTGCCCCACCCCGCCAGTACTGGCTCATGAAGTCCGAGCCCGACGAATGCTCGATCGACGATGCGCTGGCCGCGCCCGGCGCGACCGTGCCCTGGACCGGCGTGCGCAACTACCAGGCACGCAACTTCATGCGCGATGCCATGCGCGTGGGCGATGGCGTGCTGTTCTACCACTCAAGCTGCCCCGAACCCGGCATCGCGGGCCTGGCCGAGGTGGCCTCCGACATCGAGCCCGACCCGACCCAGTTCGACCCCGAATCGCCCTACCACGATGCCAAGGCCAGCCGCGATGCGCCGCGCTGGCTGCTGCGCCAGGTCAAGGCCACGCGCAAGACGCGCCTGATCAGCCTGGACGAACTGCGCCAGGTGCCCGAGCTGGCCGACATGACGGTGCTCAAGCGCGGCAACCGCCTGTCCATCACCCCCGTGACCGAGGCCGAGTGGACCCGCATCCTGCGCTTGATGGATCAGCCGGCCGCCTGA
- a CDS encoding IclR family transcriptional regulator produces MTPIALPGLVDPHDLSADRQFSMNLARGLQVLRAFTAQEPVLGNRDIAARTGLPKATVSRITYTLTLMGYLARDASQKRYCLGPGVLSLGHPLLASMTARQQAGPLMDELARQTGCTVNLAMRDRDQAVYLATVRADASNPHLPDIGSTRPILFTAVGRALVLGASEPEQVAILNHLRVQAPQQFAEHWPVFDSDRQRFAQAGYCQSDGDPYLGIHAVAMPLYRQPGEPLLAMNCTRYGGPSAQDHLVNHALPLLRRVVKQYELAHVRR; encoded by the coding sequence ATGACCCCCATTGCATTGCCGGGCTTGGTGGACCCCCACGATTTGAGCGCCGACCGCCAGTTCTCGATGAACCTCGCGCGCGGCCTGCAGGTGCTGCGCGCGTTCACCGCGCAAGAGCCGGTGCTGGGCAACCGCGACATCGCCGCACGCACCGGCCTGCCCAAGGCCACGGTTTCGCGCATCACCTACACCCTGACGCTGATGGGCTACCTCGCGCGCGATGCCAGCCAGAAGCGCTATTGCCTGGGCCCGGGCGTGCTGTCGCTGGGCCACCCGCTGCTGGCCAGCATGACCGCGCGCCAGCAGGCAGGGCCCTTGATGGACGAGTTGGCGCGCCAGACCGGCTGCACCGTCAACCTGGCCATGCGGGACCGCGACCAGGCCGTGTACCTGGCCACCGTGCGGGCAGACGCCAGCAACCCGCACCTGCCCGACATCGGCAGCACGCGGCCCATTTTGTTCACGGCCGTGGGCCGGGCCCTGGTGCTGGGCGCCAGCGAGCCCGAACAGGTGGCCATCCTCAACCACCTGCGGGTGCAGGCCCCGCAGCAGTTTGCCGAGCACTGGCCGGTGTTCGACAGCGACCGCCAGCGCTTTGCGCAGGCCGGCTACTGCCAGTCGGACGGCGACCCTTACCTGGGTATCCACGCCGTGGCCATGCCGCTGTATCGGCAGCCTGGAGAACCCCTGCTGGCCATGAACTGCACGCGGTATGGCGGACCCAGCGCGCAGGACCACCTGGTGAACCATGCGCTGCCCTTGCTGCGGCGCGTGGTCAAGCAGTACGAGCTGGCGCATGTGCGGCGCTGA
- a CDS encoding acyl-CoA dehydrogenase family protein, giving the protein MIRDPQALHALLADVREFTQTVCLPLEAQIDAHDAMPEAVVDGMRRLGLFGHSIPAAYGGAGLTTEELALVNIEVSQASPTFRARFGGNTGIAAESLIVDGTEAQRQRYLPRMASGELTGCFALTEPEAGSDAISLTTTARREGDDFVLNGHKCFITNAPIAGLFTVFARTEAGRGAAGISAFLVERGTPGLTTPEPPRKMGQHGSPVGEVILQDCRVPASSVVGGEALLGQGFRTAMKTLNKQRINLAGLCVGPAIRLVHEMVARARARQQFGQAIGEFQLVQQMIAESNTEVHAARALVLETARKRDAGEDVTMEASMCKVFATEMCGRVADRAVQVFGGSGYMAGNVAERFFRDVRLFRLYEGTTQIHWLNIAKRTLAAGGAGV; this is encoded by the coding sequence ATGATCCGAGACCCCCAAGCCCTGCACGCCCTGTTGGCCGATGTGCGCGAATTCACCCAGACCGTGTGCCTGCCGCTCGAAGCGCAGATCGACGCCCACGACGCCATGCCCGAGGCCGTGGTGGACGGCATGCGTCGCCTGGGCCTGTTCGGCCACAGCATCCCCGCGGCCTACGGCGGCGCGGGCCTGACGACCGAAGAGCTGGCCCTGGTGAACATCGAGGTCTCGCAGGCCTCGCCCACCTTCCGCGCCCGCTTTGGCGGCAACACCGGCATCGCGGCCGAATCGCTGATCGTGGACGGCACCGAGGCGCAGCGCCAGCGCTACCTGCCGCGCATGGCCAGCGGCGAGCTGACCGGCTGCTTTGCGCTGACCGAACCCGAGGCCGGTTCGGATGCGATCTCGCTGACGACCACGGCGCGGCGCGAGGGCGACGATTTCGTGCTCAACGGCCACAAGTGCTTCATCACCAACGCGCCCATTGCCGGCCTGTTCACGGTGTTCGCGCGCACCGAGGCCGGCCGCGGCGCCGCCGGCATCTCGGCCTTCCTGGTCGAGCGGGGCACGCCCGGCCTCACCACGCCCGAGCCGCCGCGCAAGATGGGCCAGCACGGCTCGCCCGTGGGCGAGGTCATCCTGCAGGACTGCCGCGTGCCCGCCAGCAGCGTGGTGGGCGGCGAGGCCTTGCTGGGCCAGGGTTTTCGCACCGCCATGAAGACGCTGAACAAGCAGCGCATCAACCTGGCGGGCCTGTGCGTGGGGCCGGCCATTCGGCTGGTGCACGAGATGGTGGCGCGCGCGCGGGCGCGCCAGCAGTTCGGGCAGGCGATCGGCGAGTTCCAGCTGGTGCAGCAGATGATCGCCGAGAGCAACACCGAAGTGCACGCCGCGCGGGCCCTGGTGCTGGAGACGGCGCGCAAGCGCGATGCCGGCGAGGACGTGACCATGGAGGCCTCGATGTGCAAGGTCTTCGCCACCGAGATGTGCGGCCGCGTGGCCGACCGCGCGGTGCAGGTGTTCGGCGGCTCGGGCTACATGGCCGGCAACGTGGCCGAGCGCTTTTTCCGCGACGTGCGCCTGTTCCGCCTGTACGAAGGCACGACGCAGATCCACTGGCTCAACATCGCCAAGCGCACGCTGGCCGCGGGCGGAGCAGGTGTGTGA
- a CDS encoding TetR/AcrR family transcriptional regulator gives MTKPSPLTRQNGYAPPRYRAAQRSSDALLDAGRELLRTRTIDAISVQELCAQAQLTTGAFYGRFSGKDAYVQALLTLAAHDIGLRMQATVARLERGAPDLRGAAAALLGTMRQALRRHEGVLRASLQDPRHRETWAPFKHGGQQLVEQVSPLMLAAAGLPDTPAMRARLRFAFQMAMGTLVNALLNDPGPLRLSSPALDAELAVAVSAYLLAA, from the coding sequence ATGACCAAACCCTCACCCCTGACCCGGCAGAACGGCTACGCACCGCCCCGCTACCGGGCCGCACAACGCAGCAGCGACGCGCTGCTCGACGCCGGCCGCGAGCTGCTGCGCACGCGCACCATCGATGCCATTTCGGTGCAGGAGCTGTGCGCCCAGGCCCAGCTGACCACGGGCGCCTTCTACGGCCGCTTTTCGGGCAAGGACGCGTATGTGCAGGCCCTGCTGACGCTGGCCGCACACGACATCGGCCTGCGCATGCAGGCCACGGTGGCACGGCTGGAGCGCGGCGCCCCCGACCTGCGCGGCGCCGCCGCCGCACTGCTGGGCACCATGCGCCAGGCGCTGCGGCGCCACGAAGGCGTGCTGCGCGCCTCGCTGCAGGACCCGCGGCACCGCGAAACCTGGGCGCCGTTCAAGCACGGCGGGCAACAGCTGGTGGAGCAGGTCTCGCCACTCATGCTGGCCGCGGCCGGGCTGCCGGACACGCCGGCCATGCGGGCGCGGCTGCGGTTCGCCTTCCAGATGGCCATGGGCACGCTGGTCAATGCCCTGCTCAACGATCCCGGGCCGCTGCGCCTGAGCAGCCCCGCGCTGGATGCCGAACTGGCCGTGGCCGTGTCGGCCTACCTGCTGGCCGCCTGA
- a CDS encoding TauD/TfdA dioxygenase family protein codes for MLATDDDVQTRATPATPPLSTPLRLQRISPALGVEVSGIDLREPLSDAQVKDLRSALVAHKVLVFRDQDITPAQHVAFASRFGELEIHPVFPRHADHPELVLLGGNAQKAASENVYHTDVSWRELPSMSSILRCEVCPDVGGDTIWVNMELAYERLPEHRKAQIQELFAVHDIMPAFGRRMNPEERDAARKQFPPVSHPVVRTHPESGNKILYVNAAFVTHLENFTACNPVRGAFESHSEKNDLLEYLYRQAAYPEYQMRLRWAPNTIAMWDNRSTQHYAVQDYFPAVRRMMRATVIGDKPF; via the coding sequence ATGCTCGCCACCGACGACGATGTGCAGACCCGCGCCACGCCCGCCACCCCGCCGCTCAGCACGCCGCTGCGGCTGCAGCGCATCTCGCCGGCCCTGGGGGTCGAGGTATCGGGCATCGACCTGCGCGAGCCGCTGAGCGACGCGCAGGTGAAGGACCTGCGCAGTGCGCTGGTGGCCCACAAGGTGCTGGTGTTCCGCGACCAGGACATCACGCCGGCGCAGCATGTGGCCTTCGCCAGCCGCTTTGGCGAGCTGGAGATCCACCCTGTGTTCCCACGCCACGCCGATCACCCCGAGCTGGTGCTGCTGGGCGGCAATGCGCAAAAGGCGGCCAGCGAAAACGTCTACCACACCGATGTGTCGTGGCGTGAGCTGCCTTCGATGTCGTCCATCCTGCGCTGCGAGGTCTGTCCCGATGTCGGCGGCGACACCATCTGGGTGAACATGGAGCTGGCCTACGAGCGCCTGCCCGAACACCGCAAGGCGCAGATCCAAGAGCTGTTTGCCGTGCACGACATCATGCCGGCCTTCGGTCGGCGCATGAACCCCGAAGAGCGCGATGCCGCGCGCAAGCAGTTTCCGCCCGTGAGCCACCCCGTGGTCCGCACCCACCCCGAAAGCGGCAACAAGATCCTGTACGTGAACGCGGCGTTCGTGACCCACCTGGAGAACTTCACCGCCTGCAACCCCGTGCGCGGGGCGTTCGAGTCGCATTCCGAGAAGAACGACTTGCTCGAATACCTGTACCGCCAGGCGGCGTACCCCGAATACCAGATGCGCCTGCGCTGGGCGCCCAACACCATCGCCATGTGGGACAACCGCTCGACGCAGCACTACGCGGTGCAGGATTACTTCCCGGCCGTGCGCCGCATGATGCGGGCGACGGTGATCGGCGACAAGCCGTTCTGA
- a CDS encoding enoyl-CoA hydratase-related protein yields the protein MSNPQFSTITYEQDGGVAVITLNRPEKMNALSRELMEDLQNGLRHALDGGQTRAILLTANGRGFCAGADLSAARGEGADIDAGMRDYFNPTLQFVAECPLPLVVAVNGAAAGAGSSLALLGDIVIAGESAYFQQAFANIGLVPDTGASWLLTHTLGPVRANALMMLGDKLPAKQAAEWGLVLRAVPDAELQTEARALAQRLASRATVALSLIKRLTRMAANNSLRDQMLLEMEFQRTARFTEDSKEARQAFLDKRPAQFKGR from the coding sequence ATGTCCAATCCCCAGTTCTCCACCATCACCTATGAGCAAGACGGTGGCGTTGCCGTCATCACCCTCAACCGGCCCGAGAAGATGAACGCGCTGAGCCGCGAGTTGATGGAAGACCTGCAGAACGGCCTGCGCCACGCGCTGGACGGCGGCCAGACCCGCGCCATCCTGCTGACCGCCAACGGCCGCGGCTTCTGCGCTGGTGCCGACCTGAGCGCCGCCCGCGGCGAAGGCGCCGACATCGACGCCGGCATGCGCGACTACTTCAACCCCACGCTGCAGTTCGTGGCCGAGTGCCCGCTGCCGCTGGTGGTGGCCGTCAACGGCGCGGCCGCCGGCGCCGGCTCCAGCCTGGCCCTGCTGGGCGACATCGTCATCGCCGGCGAGTCGGCCTACTTCCAGCAAGCCTTCGCCAACATCGGCCTGGTGCCCGACACGGGCGCGAGCTGGCTGCTCACGCACACGTTGGGCCCGGTGCGGGCCAACGCCCTGATGATGCTGGGGGACAAGCTGCCCGCCAAGCAAGCCGCCGAGTGGGGCCTGGTGCTGCGTGCCGTGCCCGATGCCGAGCTGCAGACCGAAGCCCGTGCCCTGGCGCAGCGCCTGGCCAGCCGCGCCACGGTCGCCCTGTCGCTGATCAAGCGCCTGACGCGCATGGCCGCCAACAACAGCCTGCGCGACCAGATGCTGCTCGAGATGGAATTCCAGCGCACCGCGCGCTTCACCGAAGACTCGAAGGAAGCGCGCCAGGCCTTCCTCGACAAGCGCCCCGCCCAGTTCAAGGGTCGCTGA
- a CDS encoding lysophospholipid acyltransferase family protein, which translates to MQHTSASLARPSVASAVWRLLQGGLHIVQGWRQIHFQFDRLDADERAARVSAWATELLQLWRIGLSVQGTPSTRSTLFVANHISWLDILVLLACSRCHFVGKSDLARWPVLGRMIGAAGTVFVERQSKRDVRRVVTEITRALEAGQVVAVFPEGTTTDGATVLPFHANMFEAAVNGNAPVQPLSLSYRTRGTGARSLAPAYVGDDSLLRTVWRTLRAPAFEAHVHFMPPQQAEGRSRRLWAMDVRSQIVDDLQGHTAEHSSSVIAPLHPHQAPEASA; encoded by the coding sequence ATGCAGCACACGTCGGCTTCCCTGGCCCGCCCGTCCGTTGCCAGCGCCGTGTGGCGCTTGCTGCAGGGCGGCCTGCACATCGTTCAGGGCTGGCGGCAGATCCATTTCCAGTTTGACCGGCTGGATGCCGACGAGCGCGCCGCCCGCGTCAGCGCCTGGGCCACCGAGCTGCTGCAGCTGTGGCGGATCGGCCTGTCGGTGCAGGGCACGCCCAGCACCCGCAGCACGCTGTTCGTGGCCAACCACATCTCCTGGCTGGACATCCTGGTGCTGCTGGCCTGCTCGCGCTGCCACTTCGTCGGCAAGTCGGACCTGGCGCGCTGGCCGGTGCTGGGTCGCATGATCGGCGCCGCCGGCACGGTGTTCGTCGAGCGTCAGTCCAAGCGCGACGTGCGGCGCGTGGTCACCGAGATCACCCGGGCGTTGGAAGCGGGCCAGGTTGTCGCCGTGTTTCCCGAAGGCACGACGACCGACGGCGCCACGGTGCTGCCCTTTCACGCCAACATGTTCGAGGCCGCCGTGAACGGCAACGCCCCGGTGCAGCCGCTGAGCCTGAGCTACCGCACCCGCGGCACCGGCGCGCGCAGCCTGGCGCCGGCCTACGTGGGCGACGACAGCCTGCTGCGCACGGTGTGGCGCACGCTGCGCGCACCGGCGTTCGAGGCCCACGTGCACTTCATGCCGCCGCAGCAGGCCGAGGGCCGCAGCCGCCGCCTGTGGGCCATGGACGTGCGCAGCCAGATCGTCGACGACCTGCAGGGCCACACGGCCGAGCACAGCAGCTCGGTCATCGCGCCGCTGCACCCGCACCAGGCCCCCGAAGCCAGCGCCTGA